Proteins from one Chitinophaga oryzae genomic window:
- a CDS encoding non-ribosomal peptide synthetase, whose amino-acid sequence MDILDLLAELERNSIYVALDEDDLQVSFEQDDIEDRHIELLRAHKPQIISYLKKYAGGKAFVAIPSAPAQPSYPLSPSQQRLWVLSQLEAGSLAYNLPFSMELKGDFNIDIFSRAMNIIIDRHEILRTVFREDESGMPRQFIQSPEQLRFAITRLDFRSFPAPMEEAQRYIAADSATLFDLQQGPLLRMALLQVAEETYIFYYNMHHIISDGWSMDVLGRDVISCYRALAAGLAPALQPLAIQYKDYAVWQHEQLHTAAGMAAKAYWKELLSGELPELSLPGSKPRPVVKTFSGRRCRTYLSPGLTAQLRAFTRAEGGSLFMTLLAAWKVLLYRYTGEQDIIIGTPAAGRNHADLENQIGFYVNTLPLRNEVNGQSSFTAFATQLRANTLRAYTHQAYPFDYILGETDVRRNTSRSALFDVMIALQNIGERNAGTIVSGDSDTITDMGHCYAKFDMEINIYEEGEALSVVADYNTDIFHGHQVTQLLQHFKQLTAAMLADPGQAIDSVDFLTAAEKEQLLRGFNDTAVNYAPGKTVLDLFREAVVASPDNKAIVYEDRALNYREMDTLSNQLAHYLQDRHQLQSGALAGILLERSEWLPVTIMAILKCGAAYVPLDVHYPQERIDYIRENGNLGVIIDETLLADFRKEQPQYGRELTLPALTGASLAYCIYTSGSTGHPKGVLNLHEGLYNRLLWMKEDLHIGPSDIFLQKTPYTFDVSVWELLLPFISGSCLVMARPEGHKDPQYLQQLIAQENVSVIHFVPSMLGAFLAGYQAGATPLRHVVCSGEELPAAMVAQFRELLPGVRIHNLYGPTEASIDVTAIDVTEASLDQGVSIGRPVANTQIYIVNPAMQLQPAGVAGELVIGGIQVARGYLDLPEQTASRFMPDPFKAGQRIYRTGDSARWLPDGTIQYLGRMDHQVKIRGNRIELGEVEQVLSSYIHIRQAVVTAQEVHGTKALVAYYVPSAATDKSELKNWLQQKLPEYMVPAYFVEMEDIPLTSSGKANRKALPPVSGGDMIRGEYVAPVTPMELQLVGIWQEVLGVSGIGVTDSFFELGGHSLKATQLIAAYFRTFRFRPKLQELFEHTTVRSHIALIHHSAGEVYERIAPAAATERYPLSSAQEMVWTLSQVKDGLIAYNIPTVSPAEPDFDPAAFKRALARLIDRHEILRTVFRTDADGMPYQYVLDSHGLNYVVEEADIRQAADPHQHIYHAIFENDLYRSFDLQNGPLFRVTLFHTSQGYYIYYLVHHIITDGISAEVAARDIRALYQEESRGTSVPLPQLDIQYKDFAVWEKDQLQQGHYDAHRKYWMQHLSGEIPPVDLPAARKRPAVKTHNGRYLSTYLPKALTAQLYDFTKKYNGSLFMTLLAAWNALLYRYTGQSDIVLGAPYAGRVHPDLENQIGCYINTLSLRNRVNGEGSFLSLYDQVKQHTLAAFQYQMYPFSQLVRDLKVRKDISRSNVLFDIMIALQNFEGKVEAPDKSEEELNSIVDLGMRYAKFDMEISLYERGEYIMFRLKYNTDVYDYDLIAGLMQHFKQFTAAMLADPGQAIDSVDFLTAAEKEQLLRGFNDTAVNYAPGKTVLDLFREAVVASPDNKAIVYEDRALNYREMDTLSNQLAHYLQDRHQLQSGALAGILLERSEWLPVTIMAILKCGAAYVPLDVHYPQERIDYIRENGNLGVIIDETLLADFRKEQPQYGRELTLPALTGASLAYCIYTSGSTGHPKGVLNLHEGLYNRLLWMKEDLHIGPSDIFLQKTPYTFDVSVWELLLPFISGSCLVMARPEGHKDPQYLQQLIAQENVSVIHFVPSMLGAFLAGYQAGATPLRHVVCSGEELPAAMVAQFRELLPGVRIHNLYGPTEASIDVTAIDVTEASLDQGVSIGRPVANTQIYIVNPAMQLQPAGVAGELVIGGIQVARGYLDLPEQTASRFMPDPFKAGQRIYRTGDSARWLPDGTIQYLGRMDHQVKIRGNRIELGEVEQVLSSYMHIRQAVVTAQEVHGTKALVAYYVPSAATDKSELKSWLQQKLPEYMVPAYFVEMEDIPLTSSGKANRKALPPVSGNDVIRREYVAPVTEMEQQLVAIWESVLDVEKIGVTDNFFDAGGDSILAIRLVSRINTVAGTSYTLAELFQYGTIQSLAARIEEDLAATPAKSPEEEDVMASFDLLRNEIFQNN is encoded by the coding sequence ATGGATATCCTCGATTTGTTAGCAGAGCTGGAAAGGAACAGTATTTATGTTGCGCTGGACGAAGATGACCTGCAGGTAAGCTTTGAGCAGGATGATATCGAAGACAGGCACATTGAGCTGCTGCGGGCACACAAGCCGCAGATCATTTCCTACCTGAAAAAATATGCCGGCGGAAAGGCATTCGTGGCGATACCATCCGCGCCGGCGCAGCCCAGCTATCCGTTGTCGCCCAGCCAACAGCGCCTGTGGGTGCTCAGCCAGCTGGAGGCAGGCAGCCTCGCTTATAACCTCCCGTTCTCCATGGAGCTGAAAGGAGATTTTAATATTGATATTTTCTCCCGGGCGATGAATATCATCATCGACAGGCACGAGATATTGCGCACGGTTTTCCGGGAAGATGAATCTGGTATGCCCAGGCAGTTTATCCAGTCCCCGGAGCAACTACGGTTCGCCATCACCCGCCTCGATTTCCGCAGCTTCCCCGCTCCGATGGAAGAAGCCCAACGTTATATAGCGGCGGATTCGGCCACGCTCTTTGACCTGCAACAGGGCCCGCTGCTGAGAATGGCATTGTTACAGGTAGCAGAAGAGACATACATTTTTTACTACAACATGCACCATATCATCAGCGACGGCTGGTCCATGGATGTGCTGGGGCGTGATGTGATCAGCTGCTACCGTGCACTGGCGGCAGGCCTTGCACCTGCATTGCAGCCGCTGGCGATCCAATACAAGGATTATGCGGTATGGCAACACGAACAATTGCATACGGCGGCAGGCATGGCAGCAAAAGCCTACTGGAAGGAACTGCTGTCCGGTGAACTGCCTGAACTGTCTTTGCCCGGCAGTAAGCCGCGGCCTGTGGTTAAAACTTTTTCCGGCAGGAGGTGCCGTACTTACCTGTCACCCGGGCTTACCGCACAGCTCCGTGCTTTCACCCGCGCAGAAGGTGGAAGCCTCTTCATGACATTGCTGGCCGCCTGGAAGGTTTTACTTTATCGTTATACCGGCGAGCAGGATATCATCATCGGCACGCCCGCGGCCGGTAGAAACCATGCCGATCTGGAAAACCAGATCGGGTTTTATGTGAATACGTTGCCGCTGCGCAATGAGGTGAACGGGCAGTCCTCCTTCACGGCATTTGCCACGCAGCTAAGAGCGAACACCCTCCGTGCGTATACACACCAGGCTTATCCGTTCGATTATATCCTCGGGGAAACAGACGTACGCCGCAATACCAGCAGGAGCGCACTCTTTGATGTAATGATAGCTTTGCAGAACATCGGTGAGAGGAACGCCGGCACTATCGTATCCGGAGACAGCGATACTATCACAGATATGGGTCATTGTTACGCCAAGTTTGACATGGAGATAAATATCTACGAAGAAGGAGAGGCGCTTAGCGTGGTCGCCGATTATAATACCGATATCTTTCACGGGCACCAGGTAACGCAGCTGCTGCAGCATTTCAAACAACTGACGGCCGCCATGCTGGCAGACCCCGGGCAGGCGATCGATTCCGTTGATTTTCTCACCGCCGCTGAAAAAGAACAGTTGCTGCGGGGCTTTAATGACACTGCTGTCAACTATGCGCCGGGAAAAACGGTCCTGGACCTGTTCCGGGAAGCAGTAGTCGCATCGCCGGACAACAAGGCGATCGTTTATGAGGACCGGGCGCTGAACTACCGGGAAATGGATACGCTGAGCAACCAGCTGGCGCACTACCTGCAGGACCGGCACCAGCTGCAAAGCGGCGCGCTGGCAGGCATCCTGCTGGAGCGCAGTGAATGGCTCCCCGTAACCATCATGGCCATACTGAAATGCGGTGCTGCTTATGTACCGCTGGACGTGCATTACCCGCAGGAGCGTATCGACTATATCCGGGAAAACGGAAACCTCGGGGTGATCATAGACGAAACCCTGCTGGCCGATTTCAGGAAGGAGCAACCGCAATATGGCCGGGAACTGACGCTGCCCGCACTCACAGGCGCCTCGCTGGCGTACTGTATTTATACTTCCGGTTCCACCGGTCATCCGAAAGGGGTGCTGAACCTGCACGAAGGTTTGTACAACCGCCTGCTGTGGATGAAAGAAGACCTGCATATCGGGCCGTCAGATATCTTTCTGCAAAAAACACCTTACACTTTCGACGTGTCCGTGTGGGAACTGTTGCTGCCTTTCATCAGCGGCAGCTGCCTGGTGATGGCGCGTCCGGAAGGGCATAAGGACCCGCAGTACCTGCAACAGCTCATTGCACAGGAAAATGTGAGTGTTATTCACTTTGTGCCTTCCATGCTGGGCGCTTTCCTGGCCGGTTACCAGGCCGGCGCCACCCCGCTGCGGCATGTCGTATGCAGCGGTGAAGAGTTGCCGGCAGCGATGGTAGCGCAGTTCCGAGAACTGTTGCCCGGCGTGCGCATACATAACCTCTACGGCCCTACGGAAGCGTCGATCGATGTTACCGCGATCGATGTTACCGAAGCATCGTTGGACCAGGGCGTGAGCATCGGCCGCCCGGTGGCCAATACGCAGATTTATATCGTGAATCCTGCCATGCAGCTGCAGCCCGCCGGGGTGGCCGGAGAGCTGGTCATAGGCGGCATACAGGTAGCCCGGGGCTATCTGGACCTGCCGGAGCAAACGGCCAGCCGCTTTATGCCGGACCCCTTTAAGGCCGGCCAGCGTATTTACCGCACGGGCGACAGCGCGCGGTGGCTGCCGGACGGCACCATTCAATACCTGGGCCGTATGGACCACCAGGTAAAGATCCGTGGCAACAGGATAGAGCTGGGAGAAGTAGAGCAGGTGTTGTCATCGTATATACATATCCGTCAGGCGGTGGTAACGGCGCAGGAGGTACACGGTACGAAAGCCCTCGTGGCCTATTACGTCCCCTCCGCGGCAACGGACAAATCGGAACTGAAAAACTGGCTGCAACAGAAGCTGCCGGAATATATGGTGCCGGCCTACTTTGTAGAGATGGAAGATATCCCGCTCACCAGCAGCGGCAAAGCCAATCGCAAAGCGCTGCCGCCGGTAAGCGGCGGCGACATGATCCGGGGTGAGTACGTAGCACCGGTAACACCTATGGAGTTACAACTGGTGGGTATATGGCAGGAGGTGCTGGGCGTTTCCGGGATAGGCGTGACCGATAGCTTTTTTGAATTGGGCGGGCATAGCCTGAAAGCCACTCAACTGATCGCTGCTTACTTCCGCACCTTCAGGTTCCGTCCGAAATTACAGGAGCTGTTTGAACATACCACCGTCCGGTCGCACATAGCGCTGATCCATCACAGCGCGGGAGAGGTGTATGAGCGTATTGCACCTGCTGCGGCAACTGAGCGGTATCCTTTGTCCAGCGCCCAGGAGATGGTATGGACGCTTAGCCAGGTGAAGGACGGCCTGATCGCGTATAATATTCCTACGGTGAGCCCTGCCGAGCCTGACTTTGACCCGGCCGCTTTCAAAAGGGCGCTGGCGAGATTGATCGACAGGCATGAAATCCTGCGTACCGTGTTTCGCACGGATGCTGACGGGATGCCCTATCAATATGTATTGGACAGCCATGGATTGAACTATGTGGTAGAAGAAGCGGATATCCGGCAGGCAGCAGACCCGCATCAACATATCTATCATGCGATCTTCGAAAATGACCTCTACCGGTCATTCGATCTGCAAAATGGTCCGCTGTTCCGTGTCACCCTGTTCCATACATCGCAGGGGTACTATATCTATTACCTCGTACATCATATCATCACGGATGGTATATCGGCGGAGGTGGCCGCCCGCGACATACGTGCATTGTACCAGGAAGAGAGCCGTGGGACAAGCGTTCCGCTGCCTCAGCTGGATATACAATACAAGGATTTTGCTGTTTGGGAGAAAGACCAGCTGCAGCAAGGGCATTATGACGCGCACCGGAAATACTGGATGCAGCATTTATCAGGCGAAATACCGCCTGTAGACCTGCCGGCGGCCCGCAAACGGCCGGCCGTTAAAACCCATAATGGCAGGTACCTGAGCACCTATCTGCCCAAAGCACTCACCGCACAGCTGTATGATTTTACGAAAAAGTATAACGGCAGCCTGTTCATGACGCTGCTGGCAGCCTGGAATGCACTGTTGTACCGGTATACCGGTCAATCGGATATTGTACTTGGCGCGCCTTATGCCGGCAGGGTCCATCCCGATCTCGAAAACCAGATCGGCTGCTATATCAATACGCTTTCCCTCAGGAACCGGGTAAACGGGGAAGGTTCATTCCTGTCGTTGTATGACCAGGTAAAACAACATACGCTCGCTGCATTTCAATACCAGATGTATCCTTTCTCGCAGCTGGTAAGAGATCTGAAAGTGCGTAAGGATATCAGCCGGAGCAACGTACTGTTTGACATCATGATCGCCCTGCAGAACTTCGAAGGCAAGGTGGAAGCGCCGGATAAATCAGAGGAGGAGCTGAACAGCATCGTGGACCTGGGCATGCGTTATGCCAAGTTCGATATGGAAATCAGTCTTTATGAGAGAGGAGAGTATATCATGTTCCGTTTGAAATACAACACCGACGTATACGACTATGACCTCATCGCCGGCCTGATGCAACATTTTAAACAATTCACGGCCGCTATGCTGGCCGACCCCGGTCAGGCGATCGATTCCGTTGATTTTCTCACCGCCGCTGAAAAAGAACAGTTGCTGCGGGGCTTTAATGACACTGCTGTCAACTATGCGCCGGGAAAAACGGTCCTGGACCTGTTCCGGGAAGCAGTAGTCGCATCGCCGGACAACAAGGCGATCGTTTATGAGGACCGGGCGCTGAACTACCGGGAAATGGATACGCTGAGCAACCAGCTGGCGCACTACCTGCAGGACCGGCACCAGCTGCAAAGCGGCGCGCTGGCAGGCATCCTGCTGGAGCGCAGTGAATGGCTCCCCGTAACCATCATGGCCATACTGAAATGCGGTGCTGCTTATGTACCGCTGGACGTGCATTACCCACAGGAGCGTATCGACTATATCCGGGAAAACGGAAACCTCGGGGTGATCATAGACGAAACCCTGCTGGCCGATTTCAGGAAGGAGCAACCGCAATATGGCCGGGAACTGACGCTGCCCGCACTCACAGGCGCCTCGCTGGCGTACTGTATTTATACTTCCGGTTCCACCGGTCATCCGAAAGGGGTGCTGAACCTGCACGAAGGTTTGTACAACCGCCTGCTGTGGATGAAAGAAGACCTGCATATCGGGCCGTCAGATATCTTTCTGCAAAAAACACCTTACACTTTCGACGTGTCCGTGTGGGAACTGTTGCTGCCTTTCATCAGCGGCAGCTGCCTGGTGATGGCGCGTCCGGAAGGGCATAAGGACCCGCAGTACCTGCAACAGCTCATTGCACAGGAAAATGTGAGTGTTATTCACTTTGTGCCTTCCATGCTGGGCGCTTTCCTGGCCGGTTACCAGGCCGGCGCCACCCCGCTGCGGCATGTCGTATGCAGCGGTGAAGAGTTGCCGGCAGCGATGGTAGCGCAGTTCCGAGAACTGTTGCCCGGCGTGCGCATACACAACCTTTACGGCCCTACGGAAGCGTCGATCGATGTTACCGCGATCGATGTTACCGAAGCATCGCTGGACCAGGGCGTGAGCATCGGCCGCCCGGTGGCCAACACGCAGATTTATATCGTGAATCCTGCCATGCAGCTGCAGCCCGCCGGGGTGGCCGGAGAGCTGGTCATAGGCGGCATACAGGTAGCCCGGGGCTATCTGGACCTGCCGGAGCAAACGGCCAGCCGCTTTATGCCGGACCCCTTTAAGGCCGGCCAGCGTATTTACCGCACGGGCGACAGCGCGCGGTGGCTGCCGGACGGCACCATTCAATACCTGGGCCGTATGGACCACCAGGTAAAGATCCGAGGCAACAGGATAGAGCTGGGAGAAGTAGAGCAGGTGCTGTCATCGTATATGCATATCCGTCAGGCGGTGGTAACGGCGCAGGAAGTACACGGTACGAAAGCCCTCGTGGCCTATTACGTACCCTCCGCGGCAACGGATAAATCGGAACTGAAAAGCTGGCTGCAACAGAAGCTGCCGGAATACATGGTGCCGGCTTACTTCGTGGAGATGGAAGATATTCCGCTCACCAGCAGCGGCAAAGCCAATCGCAAAGCGCTGCCACCGGTAAGCGGAAACGATGTGATCAGAAGGGAATACGTAGCACCGGTCACCGAAATGGAACAGCAGCTGGTGGCTATCTGGGAATCGGTACTGGATGTGGAAAAAATCGGCGTAACGGATAATTTCTTTGACGCCGGCGGCGATTCCATTCTGGCCATTCGCCTGGTCAGCCGGATCAATACCGTTGCCGGTACCAGTTACACCCTGGCTGAACTGTTTCAGTACGGTACGATACAAAGCCTCGCCGCCCGGATAGAAGAAGACCTTGCAGCGACGCCCGCCAAATCACCGGAGGAAGAGGACGTAATGGCCTCCTTCGATCTGCTCCGCAACGAAATTTTTCAGAACAACTAA
- a CDS encoding type I polyketide synthase: MEKSSRKKDIAIIGMSGRFPQSRDLLSFWKNLADGKELVHFFSGEELKALQVAPEIYNNPAFVPAASFIDQPGSFDYNFFGYTKEEAAVLDPQVRIMHELVWSALDDAGYAAAEQETIGLYLAASDNLNWRAYRMLHPVAGVSAFLASRMANKDFISTLIAYKLGLKGPGYLVDTACSGSLSAVHIACRNLLLKECSIAVAGGVSVASYEPKGYLFQEGLIASADGHCRAFDEKASGTVWGEGAGVVVLKRFDDALRDNDHIYAVIKASAVNNDGRRKVGYTAPSIEGQAECIRMAHRVAEVTPETISYIETHGTGTRLGDPTEIEALNKAFGYNTRHRCAIGAVKSNIGHLDAAAGVAGLIKATLALKHQQLPPSLHYTKANPEINFAGGPFYVNSELSHWQHAPEVPRRAGVSSFGIGGTNAHIVLEEAPVATGTAAVSAPLLLSAKTTASLNAYKLQLADFLEDNPDIHIADVAYTLATGRQHHRCRESIAAAGFQDLLSKLRSSTPRSVMATNVKTVFMFPGQGTQYFRMAADLYHQQPYFRQVMDRGFAVLRPLLGLDPAAILGYMSQAPADDSAVHQTVYTQPLLFLVEYALADWLLQAGIKPAAMIGHSLGEYVAACISGVFSMEDGLRIVTERARLMYALAPGAMLAVQASREQVQPFLTPGLSVAAINTPGTCVLAGPGTEVQQAAEKLQAAAISTVRLNTSHAFHSAMMDDMLPAFRTWLAGYQFSTPTIPYYSNLTGQLITAEQATSPDYWVAHLRHTVLFADGLAALLQQLPKETVFIEAGPGKTLTGLLKHQPGYQESFIPVTTVRTAKEQANDNEYMQLALATCWKYGVKVNWQTLYKDAAVRKTMLPLYCFQQTSLPARVDPFSHMQAGAGIVQPEVLQVTPEAGTVTVTDTRSRPEELGDPVPPQNAIQSRLCELWCQFFGVDTIGITDDFFLLGGDSLRAMSLLGRIQKEFSVEMNIQDFYTDANIQRISREIEIMTRLTATRKVTQQTKKIKI, encoded by the coding sequence ATGGAAAAGTCATCCAGGAAAAAGGACATTGCCATCATTGGCATGTCAGGGCGTTTCCCGCAGTCGAGAGACTTGTTGTCTTTCTGGAAAAACCTGGCGGACGGAAAGGAACTGGTTCATTTCTTTTCCGGTGAAGAACTGAAGGCTTTACAGGTAGCGCCTGAGATATACAACAATCCGGCGTTTGTGCCGGCCGCCTCGTTTATAGATCAGCCGGGTAGCTTCGATTATAACTTCTTCGGTTATACGAAAGAAGAGGCTGCGGTGCTGGACCCGCAGGTCCGCATCATGCATGAGCTGGTGTGGTCTGCGCTCGACGATGCCGGTTATGCCGCCGCGGAACAGGAAACGATAGGGCTCTACCTCGCGGCTTCCGATAACCTGAACTGGCGCGCCTACAGGATGCTGCACCCTGTTGCCGGCGTGAGCGCGTTCCTGGCCAGCCGGATGGCCAACAAGGATTTTATCAGCACATTGATTGCCTATAAACTTGGACTGAAAGGCCCTGGCTACCTGGTAGATACGGCCTGTTCAGGCTCACTCAGCGCGGTGCACATCGCCTGCCGTAACCTGTTGCTGAAGGAATGCAGCATAGCAGTAGCGGGCGGCGTGAGCGTGGCCAGCTACGAACCTAAAGGCTACTTGTTCCAGGAGGGACTGATCGCTTCCGCCGATGGTCACTGTCGTGCTTTTGACGAGAAAGCCTCCGGAACGGTATGGGGAGAAGGCGCCGGCGTGGTAGTCCTCAAAAGATTTGATGATGCGCTGCGTGACAACGATCATATTTACGCGGTGATCAAAGCGAGCGCAGTAAATAATGATGGCCGCCGTAAAGTCGGCTATACCGCTCCCAGTATTGAAGGGCAGGCAGAATGTATTCGTATGGCGCATCGTGTTGCCGAAGTGACGCCCGAGACAATCAGTTACATCGAAACACACGGCACCGGCACGCGCCTCGGCGATCCTACGGAAATAGAAGCGCTGAACAAAGCATTCGGCTATAATACCCGGCATCGCTGCGCCATTGGCGCCGTGAAGTCGAATATCGGCCACCTGGATGCCGCCGCAGGCGTGGCAGGCCTTATTAAAGCCACACTGGCGCTGAAGCATCAACAACTGCCTCCTTCACTGCATTACACAAAAGCGAATCCCGAGATCAATTTTGCGGGCGGACCGTTTTATGTGAACAGTGAGCTGTCCCATTGGCAGCATGCCCCTGAAGTGCCTCGCAGGGCGGGCGTGAGCAGCTTCGGTATTGGCGGCACCAACGCGCATATTGTCCTGGAAGAAGCGCCGGTGGCAACAGGAACGGCCGCTGTCAGCGCCCCCTTGCTGCTCTCTGCCAAAACAACGGCTTCATTGAATGCGTATAAACTGCAACTGGCAGATTTCCTGGAAGATAATCCGGACATCCATATAGCGGATGTGGCCTATACGCTGGCTACCGGCCGTCAGCATCACCGTTGCCGTGAAAGCATTGCAGCCGCCGGTTTCCAGGACCTGTTATCAAAACTCAGGAGTTCCACCCCACGCAGTGTGATGGCCACGAATGTAAAAACCGTTTTTATGTTCCCCGGCCAGGGAACGCAATATTTCCGTATGGCGGCGGATCTATACCACCAGCAGCCGTATTTCCGGCAGGTGATGGACAGGGGATTTGCGGTGCTGCGACCCTTGCTGGGCCTGGACCCGGCCGCTATACTGGGGTACATGAGCCAGGCGCCGGCAGATGACAGTGCTGTTCATCAAACGGTATACACGCAACCGCTCCTGTTCCTGGTGGAGTATGCGCTGGCCGATTGGCTGCTGCAGGCGGGCATAAAGCCTGCGGCCATGATAGGGCATAGCCTTGGCGAATATGTGGCCGCTTGTATCAGCGGCGTATTCAGTATGGAAGACGGCTTGCGTATCGTTACGGAGAGAGCCCGTTTGATGTATGCATTGGCGCCCGGCGCGATGCTGGCTGTGCAGGCAAGCCGGGAGCAGGTGCAACCTTTCCTCACCCCCGGATTGTCGGTGGCCGCCATCAACACGCCTGGTACCTGCGTGCTGGCAGGTCCAGGGACAGAAGTGCAGCAGGCGGCTGAAAAGCTGCAGGCAGCGGCTATCTCCACGGTCAGGTTAAATACCTCCCATGCCTTTCACTCTGCCATGATGGACGATATGCTCCCTGCGTTCCGTACCTGGCTGGCTGGTTATCAGTTCTCAACGCCCACTATCCCTTATTACTCCAATCTCACCGGGCAGCTGATCACGGCGGAACAGGCTACGTCGCCGGATTACTGGGTAGCTCATCTCAGGCACACCGTACTGTTTGCGGACGGTCTGGCAGCCTTGCTGCAGCAGCTCCCGAAGGAGACTGTTTTCATAGAAGCAGGACCCGGCAAAACACTTACCGGGCTGCTGAAGCATCAACCGGGCTACCAGGAGTCCTTTATCCCCGTGACCACCGTCCGTACCGCAAAGGAACAGGCTAACGATAACGAATACATGCAGCTGGCCCTGGCCACCTGCTGGAAATATGGCGTAAAGGTGAACTGGCAGACGCTCTATAAAGATGCGGCGGTCAGGAAGACCATGTTACCGCTGTATTGTTTTCAGCAGACGTCGTTGCCTGCAAGAGTGGACCCCTTCAGTCATATGCAGGCCGGCGCCGGCATAGTGCAGCCCGAAGTGCTGCAGGTGACGCCTGAAGCCGGTACTGTAACGGTAACGGATACGCGCAGCAGGCCGGAAGAACTGGGAGACCCGGTGCCGCCGCAGAATGCCATACAATCCCGTTTGTGTGAACTGTGGTGTCAGTTTTTTGGTGTTGATACCATCGGCATCACGGACGATTTCTTTTTACTGGGAGGTGACTCACTCCGCGCGATGTCCCTGTTGGGCAGGATACAAAAGGAGTTCAGCGTGGAAATGAACATACAGGATTTTTATACCGACGCCAATATACAACGCATCAGCCGCGAAATTGAAATTATGACCCGCCTTACGGCCACGAGAAAAGTCACCCAGCAAACCAAAAAAATTAAAATATAG